The sequence TTAGCATTGTACTGTCTGGCAAAGTCATCATTgaacattttgaaaatgtactTCCAGTAATCAGAAGCTTTGATACTGGGATCAGGTTGGATACGCCAGTCTGGATAATACTTACGATACTCTTTGTATGGATGCCATTGATAATTTGTGTCCTGATTTCGGAACACTTGATCGGTGGACACATCGGTGGAGCACAGAGAACATATCAGCTTTTCTGAATCTATATATCTGAATCTTCCAAATCCTTGAGGTCGATGGATTGTTGCAAAATGCTCCCGATGAGCGCTCCCTCCAGCTTCACAGGGGGTGTAGCAGAAGGGACACTGCTTCCCACAGCCAAACATTTGCTTGAAGATTTCGTCTTGGGGCTTCACAGGCAGTTtggagaatttggatttgatatccaagTCTCTAAAGCTGCTTAATATTTGTTCTTGCAAATTAGGAAGGAAGCtttcaacaaaagcaaaaaagtgGCCAGGATCAAATGCCTGTTTCATGTGTGTCCCCACCAAATTATCCTTAGGAATGACTAACTCCTTCTGCATTTCTTGGGAAAAATCCTCCACAAATTCTGAGATTGTCGCAGCACCTTGATGCTTCAGCTTCCGCAATGTTTTTCTAATTTTGCCTAGTATTGCAGAGAAAATGTTTTCCTCCAGATTCTTCAGATCCTCATTTTTTGTATAGTAATCCACCATTTTTTTCAATATCCAACGCTTGACAAACTTTTCATAGGTTGTGATGTATTCAACATATTGGTCAAAATCCCATTCATTTAACAGATCCTTCAGGATAGTAAACTGGAAAAAACTCCGAGAGCCAAAGTCAATAGACTGCTCACTGTTGTGAAAGTTGTCCACTATTTCCACTCCAAGTCTATTGTTGACATAATTCACTATAGCAGGATAGAGACACATTTCACAGAAATCTTTGGCTTGGATATGATGGGCATCTTTTTCCTGATAAAGATCTCTGAAAATTGCAAAATAGTGGGGTTTCAGTTTTCCCAGGCGCATGTGAGGATTATTTTCCTTAACAAATGCTTCGTGTCTCCTTTGAAATGCATGAGCTGCTTCTCCCAAGATGTGGAGCTTAAGGTCTACTTCAAAGCCAGGGGTTGTATGACATTTTTGAACATCACGCTCTTGAAGCGTCTCATTGATCATACACAAAAGGTCAATGCAGTAGGTTTCATCGTAATCTCCTTTAGAATTGAGCTTTTCATCAATATATGAAGTGCATTTCGACAACAAGGAGTTAGCAAAACCTTTTATTATATGCATATACTCAGTCTGAGAATTAGAATGAAATAGACTTTTCCAAAATGGTGATTGTACATGGTCATCTTTAATTTCAAAAGTGTGTATTCTGTAATTTAACAATCCTCTTTTTCCTTCTAATTTTTGTGTGTATAGTTTCAAATGAGAGCAGGAATTCTTTCTCAGATATGACTCAACTTCTGCATATATGTCACGTTTCTCTAAGGAAATGGGTGGTATTTCCAACAGTGTTTTTCCCCACATTTCTTCAAACtctctttttaattctttttcttttaatttctgcTTTTTGCCTCTGCATTTTTCAAGCAGCCTGTCAACCTTTCCTTCAATTGTTTTCTTGTATTCTGCTTGAAGAGCAGCAATTTTGTGTAGACCAGTTCTAATCTGAATAGCATCTCGCAGTTTGTTAGAAGAATAATTTTCAAGTTCACGCTTGAGGCTGTTGGCACTCCTGACAAAATCTTCCTTGTACTTTTCTATCAGATGCAGATTTGCTGCTTCGCTCCCAAAGTATTTATTCAAACTCTCCAAAATCTGCTCTTCTCCATGTGacagtttcttttgaagttcaCATTTCAAATGACTGAAAGCAATTTTATCAGGTGCCACATTCTGAATCAGAGTTTCCTGCTCAGATACCCAGAGGTGCATCTCTCTGCGGAAATCCCTGTCCCATTCAGAATATTTAATGGAGAGGTTGTTGTATGCTTCAGCTATGAGACTATTTTGGAAGCTAAAGATGAAGTTCTCATGTTTTACAGCATTCCACAGGCTCTTCACCCATTCAATGAAGTCAAGAATATTCTTGGAAGACCTGTCACGTGCATGGTCTCTTATGAATTCGAAAAGGCACTTCTTTAAATCAAAGACCTTTTCGCTATACCCCCTGTTGACTGGGGCCATTGGTGGAACTCCATGCCAAAGACCAGGGATGTACCAATTATTTGTTTCTGGGTTATACTCCATGATGTCTGAGAACTTGATATCCCTCCCAATATTTTCCATTTTTGCTGCAGCCTGGGTCATTTCATTCAGCTGTTCCAAAAGGTGCTTCCTGTCCCTCATGTTTTGCTCATGTGCAGAAACATCACTGACGTTTTGATGAACAAATTGGCAGCTGGGGCTTTGCCCAATCTCTTCCATTCTGAGGAAGGCATGGGTCACAATTTGCAGGATGTCCTTCATTTCGGTGGCATTTTCCATGGCCATGTTTACGATGGTGATGTCGCTCAGCCCAACGACTAGAGTGGCCAACTCGTTGTCATGCTGATAGCTGTCTTCCAGTTTGGCCAGTTCAGGGGCTTTCAAGCCCTCTGTGTCTATCACCAGGACGAAGTCACAGCCAAGATCCTGAGCCAAATTCTCTGAGACGTAAAGAAGTGTCATGAAGGCACCTCGTGTGCACCGCCCACTGCTGACAGCAAACTGCAGGCCAAACATGGTGTTCAGAAGGGTCGATTTCCCAGTGCTCTGCACCCCCAGAACGGTTATCACCTTAATTTTGGACCGTCCTCTTAGTTTCTTATGAAGCTCGGTCAAAACATCACTTATCCACTGCAGGGGGATGTTGGATGCATCTCCATCCATCAGTTCAAGAGGAAACCCTTCTAGCATTAGGTCAGCTGCAATGCTTGGGAAATAAACAAACTGCCTTCTGTGTTTTGCTATTTTGCCCTCAATAACCATGGAGTATTCTGCCTCATAGAACTGCCCCAGCTCACGCATGAAGTGCTCAACTCCCAAGGAAGAGGAAGATATCTGTCGGTCAATTTCAGCAGTCTTCTGGACATCATCTCCTGAAATTTTGTATTTCTCTTTGTACTCAGCCCTTAACTTGGAAAGGTTCTCTCTAGCAATATGATCCAGGTTGAACTTCATCCATTTCAGGAAGTAGTGCTTCTCTGCAGACGTCAAATGACTGATGGCATCAACAAATTTTATCAAGCCAGTGGTGAGTTCACATTGACTCTGCTGTTTACGCAGTTCCAGCCATTTGCCCTTCAGTTCAGACCTGTATTTTTCTGAAGGTTTGTCCCCCTGTCTTTTCATTCTGCACAGTTCTTTCTCCACTTTGGCCAGGTTTTTCCAGAGATCGCCCTGGAGTCTCAGCATTTCTTGCTTGTACCTTGCTACATCTTTTATGTCTGCGGTGATTTCTTCAGCACATTGGAGGGCATTCTGACATTCTTGGCCATCCACATCTGCCTGAATCGAAAGTTCACATGTCACAGCACACATCCCTTGTATACTCATACACGTCGGTTGAGAATTAAGTATTCCTCTCACAGTTGACCGTAACTTTCTCACAAACTCTGCCTTATTTCTCTTGGCAGATTGCACTAGTATGTTTGAATTACAGAGGTTAAGTATTGGAGCCAATTTATCTAAAACACCCAAAGCTTCGTGGCATTTGTTGCTGTTGCGTTCCAGGATGAAATAGAACTGAGTTGATGTTCCCTTCAGCAAGGACAAGAGGTCATGTTGTCTTTCATCAATGGCTTCAGCAAATATGAACACAGCAGAGGAGACCTGTGTTAAAAAGCTAAACTGCACCCAGTGTGATTCAATGTCTCCACGAAGATTTGCAACTGCAATTGGCTCTGGAAAGAGATCTGAGCTTTTCTGCCCACCTGGGAAATACCAGGCAATCTCCACAAGCCCACCAGCAATTTCTCGTGGGATGTCTCCGCACTCCATATCTCGGTGGAAGAAGAAATCATGGTGCTGTTGGGCAGGGCTGAGGAACTCACCGAGCAGTTTGGACTTGGAGAAGCTCAAGTTCCCCATCCTCACAAAGGAAATGGTCGGCATGGATGCCAACACCAGGCTCTCCTCCCTGAAGCCTCTGCTTTCAGCCAAAGAATGGGGCCTCCATATTTTCACGATGTCCCTCATGGCCCAGAGCATGAGGGTGCATTTGGGAGTCTCCAagggagggaggagcaaaggcagagcAAACTGACACATGGACATTTTGAAGAAGATCTCCTGTTGGAGGAAACTGTCAGAGCAAAGCAGAACAGCACAAAGGACATCAAGGGGGTTGACAGAATGACTCTCATCCATTTCAAGAGTAAAGAAAATGTCCTTATCAATCCTCTCATTCCCCTCATTTCTTCTAAGTACTTGATCATCAGAAACAACTTCTTCGAAGCTGGTGCTCCTGGCTGTCACATTCAGAGCCAATATCTTCCTCAGAAAATGCCAAGGCAAATCTTCCCAGGTTTGAGGGGTGAATTCCTTCAAGCTCCCCGAACTGATTTTCAGGACTTCTTGGAGGGAGAGCGCTTTGCTTTTATGCTTTTCTAGATTTAATTTGCACAGAATATCCATAActgcttttcttctctctgtagAAAATGAGAAAAGTATTTAGTAGTATATTAAAATTGATAAtagcataccataataacaaacaaacaaaaagttgcCCCCTCACCCCCATTTAAAAGGCtatggattgtttaattagcgaaaggcctgagagaagaaaaatgtttttgccCGGAGcctaaagatacagtggtaccttgggttacatacgcttcaggttacatacgcttaaggttacagactctgcatacccagaaatagtacctcgggttaagaactttgcttcaggatgagaacagaaattgtgctctgacggcgcggcagcagcaggaggccccattagctagagaggtgcttcaggttaagaacagtttccggttaagaacagacctctggaacgaattaagtacttaacccgaggtaccactgtatgtaacaaaggcaccaggcaagcctccctagggagagcattccacaagcagggggcCATTGCaggaaaggcctgttctcgtgttgcctccCTCTagatctctcatggaggaggcacaagaagatgatgattgcaggatctTGGTTGCTTTGTATGGggagaggtattgtggtcctgaactgTTTCAGGATGGTCCTACTctgtggtttcatgtagatgttaaacagcaaaggagataaaattgaaccctgaggaactCCACATTGATGGTTCCATGGAGCTAAAGAGCACCCCCTAACATCaccgcaaagcagtgccacctGCTCCTAGCTTGGATAGCCACTCTGGAAAGATACTACGGTAGATGGTATTGAAAATTGAGAAGAATTTACAAGAACACATTTTCCCTATCTCTCTCCTGacaggacaggcatccccaaactaaGGCTTGTGGGCAGGATGCGGCCCACCAGGGTCCTGGACCCAGCCCTCCCAGGGCCAGGAGGGGACTGTGTAGAAGAGAGGCGACCCGTGCACCCTGGACCCCGTGCACCCCGTCTCCCCCTCACGGCCTCCTCGCCCACCTGCGAGTGTGCCGCCTGGGCAACCCGGGCCTCTCCCCGCCCAAGAGGCTGGCGGTACATAGTCAGTGGccgtccctgcctgcctgcctcagcTGCCACCGCCGCTGCCTCCCTGGGTGCCCGCCGGATGACTAAGTGCATGTGATTTATTTTAGCCTATTTTTTGCAGGAGTATATTTATTTTAAGGTGGTTGATGGTAGAAGTAAATATAATGCAGTTTTAATGTGGTTGGAACAATCAGCATTCTACTTAATTCTGCTATGAGAGTGTAAGATCTCTCTTCCAAAACTCACTCTCCAACACACCCTGCATTCCCTTTCCACTGTGATGATGATTAGGAGGGATTACCTGTGGTGGGGTGTTGATTCTCTTCCTCCAATTCTTCCTGAACATCATCTTCTTTCTCTTGACTTGGACAACCTAGAGACAGAAGCTCACATTAGCACAACCTTCTAAACTTGCCCTCCCCAATGCAGCAACATATTTACGTATATATTTCCTTTG comes from Podarcis raffonei isolate rPodRaf1 chromosome 13, rPodRaf1.pri, whole genome shotgun sequence and encodes:
- the LOC128398903 gene encoding interferon-induced very large GTPase 1-like — protein: MSSYEIIHKGRKQLIDILQKDIDCVLDELRIETVITKEEYEGLEKTEDSKGKSRELLILIQEKGEAACGQFLEWLEVACPASKHALQLQKHEHSLPKEKDDSPRTRLDANEDVFKGCSVGEEEGEIQKHPEEEKIDLEIGCPSQEKEDDVQEELEEENQHPTTERRKAVMDILCKLNLEKHKSKALSLQEVLKISSGSLKEFTPQTWEDLPWHFLRKILALNVTARSTSFEEVVSDDQVLRRNEGNERIDKDIFFTLEMDESHSVNPLDVLCAVLLCSDSFLQQEIFFKMSMCQFALPLLLPPLETPKCTLMLWAMRDIVKIWRPHSLAESRGFREESLVLASMPTISFVRMGNLSFSKSKLLGEFLSPAQQHHDFFFHRDMECGDIPREIAGGLVEIAWYFPGGQKSSDLFPEPIAVANLRGDIESHWVQFSFLTQVSSAVFIFAEAIDERQHDLLSLLKGTSTQFYFILERNSNKCHEALGVLDKLAPILNLCNSNILVQSAKRNKAEFVRKLRSTVRGILNSQPTCMSIQGMCAVTCELSIQADVDGQECQNALQCAEEITADIKDVARYKQEMLRLQGDLWKNLAKVEKELCRMKRQGDKPSEKYRSELKGKWLELRKQQSQCELTTGLIKFVDAISHLTSAEKHYFLKWMKFNLDHIARENLSKLRAEYKEKYKISGDDVQKTAEIDRQISSSSLGVEHFMRELGQFYEAEYSMVIEGKIAKHRRQFVYFPSIAADLMLEGFPLELMDGDASNIPLQWISDVLTELHKKLRGRSKIKVITVLGVQSTGKSTLLNTMFGLQFAVSSGRCTRGAFMTLLYVSENLAQDLGCDFVLVIDTEGLKAPELAKLEDSYQHDNELATLVVGLSDITIVNMAMENATEMKDILQIVTHAFLRMEEIGQSPSCQFVHQNVSDVSAHEQNMRDRKHLLEQLNEMTQAAAKMENIGRDIKFSDIMEYNPETNNWYIPGLWHGVPPMAPVNRGYSEKVFDLKKCLFEFIRDHARDRSSKNILDFIEWVKSLWNAVKHENFIFSFQNSLIAEAYNNLSIKYSEWDRDFRREMHLWVSEQETLIQNVAPDKIAFSHLKCELQKKLSHGEEQILESLNKYFGSEAANLHLIEKYKEDFVRSANSLKRELENYSSNKLRDAIQIRTGLHKIAALQAEYKKTIEGKVDRLLEKCRGKKQKLKEKELKREFEEMWGKTLLEIPPISLEKRDIYAEVESYLRKNSCSHLKLYTQKLEGKRGLLNYRIHTFEIKDDHVQSPFWKSLFHSNSQTEYMHIIKGFANSLLSKCTSYIDEKLNSKGDYDETYCIDLLCMINETLQERDVQKCHTTPGFEVDLKLHILGEAAHAFQRRHEAFVKENNPHMRLGKLKPHYFAIFRDLYQEKDAHHIQAKDFCEMCLYPAIVNYVNNRLGVEIVDNFHNSEQSIDFGSRSFFQFTILKDLLNEWDFDQYVEYITTYEKFVKRWILKKMVDYYTKNEDLKNLEENIFSAILGKIRKTLRKLKHQGAATISEFVEDFSQEMQKELVIPKDNLVGTHMKQAFDPGHFFAFVESFLPNLQEQILSSFRDLDIKSKFSKLPVKPQDEIFKQMFGCGKQCPFCYTPCEAGGSAHREHFATIHRPQGFGRFRYIDSEKLICSLCSTDVSTDQVFRNQDTNYQWHPYKEYRKYYPDWRIQPDPSIKASDYWKYIFKMFNDDFARQYNAKPADLPEDWGNITKEHALQALKDRYKL